From Acidimicrobiales bacterium, one genomic window encodes:
- a CDS encoding GNAT family N-acetyltransferase: MRAAIAVEGMEAGDWPAVRAIYAAGIATGHATFETDVPGWKAWDAAHLPDHRFVARDADGTVVGWVAASPVSDRCAYAGVVEGSVYVHPDHRGRGVGRALLEALVASTEAAGVWTIQTGIFPENEASIRLHEACGFRRVGVRERLGRLDGRWRDVVLLERRSPVVG, translated from the coding sequence GTGCGGGCTGCGATCGCCGTCGAGGGGATGGAAGCGGGCGACTGGCCCGCCGTCCGGGCCATCTACGCGGCCGGGATCGCCACCGGGCACGCCACGTTCGAGACCGACGTGCCGGGGTGGAAGGCGTGGGACGCCGCCCACCTGCCCGACCACCGCTTCGTCGCCAGGGACGCCGACGGCACCGTCGTCGGCTGGGTGGCGGCCAGCCCGGTGTCGGATCGGTGCGCCTACGCCGGGGTGGTCGAGGGCAGCGTCTACGTCCACCCCGACCACCGGGGCCGGGGGGTCGGCCGGGCGCTGCTCGAGGCGCTCGTGGCGTCCACGGAGGCGGCCGGCGTGTGGACGATCCAGACCGGCATCTTCCCGGAGAACGAGGCCAGCATCCGGCTGCACGAGGCCTGCGGGTTCCGCCGGGTCGGCGTCAGGGAGCGGCTCGGCCGCCTCGACGGCCGGTGGCGGGACGTGGTCCTGCTGGAGCGGCGCAGCCCGGTCGTGGGCTGA
- a CDS encoding wax ester/triacylglycerol synthase family O-acyltransferase, which produces MTVERMSPLDASFLHIEDGVNHMHIASVALFEGPAPAYADVVAMVRAKLPLVPRYRQVVRSVPFDLGRPVWVDDEHFNIEYHVRHTALPPPGTDAELRRLVGRVMSQQLDRARPLWELWMVEGLEDGRWAVLSKTHHCMVDGVSGTDLLSVVMDTSPEPPPRLEDPWEPEPAPTRVALAAGAVIDLARSPYEQFRAVRSATRVPRQFVAQVRDVAAGVSASAGLARPTPHSTLNGPIGPHRRYAWASTTVDDIKAIRRALGGTFNDVVLAVITRGFRDLLLSRGEPVDRVVRTLVPVSLRPRDVTGKAVGDNTLANKVSAMFASLPVGIDDPVERLSAVSEQMKGLKESRQAMAGEALTSLSGFAPPMLLALGTRLAFRLPQRALNTVTTNVPGPQTPLYICGRRMLRAFPYVPIAGHIRVGVAIFSYAGEVSFGVTGDFDHAPDVQVLCDGILEGVAELLKRADEVA; this is translated from the coding sequence ATGACCGTCGAGAGGATGAGCCCGCTCGACGCCTCGTTCCTCCACATCGAGGACGGCGTCAACCACATGCACATCGCCTCGGTGGCCCTGTTCGAGGGCCCGGCCCCCGCCTACGCGGACGTGGTGGCGATGGTGCGGGCGAAGCTGCCGCTCGTCCCCCGCTACCGGCAGGTGGTGCGGTCGGTGCCCTTCGACCTCGGCCGGCCGGTGTGGGTGGACGACGAGCACTTCAACATCGAGTACCACGTCCGCCACACCGCCCTGCCGCCGCCCGGCACCGACGCCGAGCTGCGCCGCCTGGTCGGCCGGGTCATGTCCCAGCAGCTCGACCGGGCCCGCCCGCTGTGGGAGCTCTGGATGGTCGAGGGCCTGGAGGACGGGCGCTGGGCGGTGCTGTCGAAGACCCACCACTGCATGGTCGACGGGGTGTCGGGCACCGACCTGCTCTCGGTGGTCATGGACACCTCGCCCGAGCCGCCGCCCCGCCTCGAGGACCCGTGGGAGCCCGAGCCGGCCCCGACCAGGGTCGCCCTGGCCGCCGGCGCCGTCATCGACCTGGCCCGCAGCCCGTACGAGCAGTTCAGGGCCGTGCGCTCGGCGACCAGGGTGCCCCGCCAGTTCGTGGCCCAGGTGCGGGACGTGGCCGCCGGCGTGTCGGCCTCGGCCGGCCTCGCCCGCCCGACCCCGCACTCGACCCTCAACGGGCCCATCGGCCCCCACCGCCGCTACGCGTGGGCGTCGACGACGGTCGACGACATCAAGGCCATCCGCCGGGCGCTCGGCGGCACCTTCAACGACGTGGTCCTCGCCGTCATCACCCGCGGGTTCCGGGACCTGCTCCTGTCGAGGGGCGAGCCCGTCGACCGGGTGGTGCGCACGCTCGTGCCCGTGTCGCTGCGGCCGAGGGACGTGACCGGCAAGGCCGTCGGCGACAACACCCTGGCCAACAAGGTGTCGGCCATGTTCGCCTCGCTCCCGGTCGGCATCGACGACCCGGTGGAGCGGCTGTCGGCCGTCAGCGAGCAGATGAAGGGGCTGAAGGAGTCCCGCCAGGCCATGGCCGGCGAGGCCCTCACCTCGCTGTCGGGCTTCGCCCCGCCCATGCTCCTCGCCCTCGGCACCCGCCTCGCCTTCCGGCTCCCCCAACGGGCGCTGAACACGGTGACGACGAACGTGCCCGGCCCGCAGACCCCGCTCTACATCTGCGGCCGGCGCATGCTGCGGGCCTTCCCGTACGTGCCGATCGCCGGGCACATCCGGGTCGGCGTCGCCATCTTCTCCTACGCCGGCGAGGTCAGCTTCGGGGTGACCGGCGACTTCGACCACGCCCCCGACGTCCAGGTGCTCTGCGACGGCATCCTCGAGGGCGTGGCCGAGCTGCTCAAGCGGGCCGACGAGGTGGCGTAG
- a CDS encoding rhodanese-like domain-containing protein, with amino-acid sequence MFFRQYQLGCLSLFSYLVGDETTGRAVVVDPQRDVSGYLADAEAAGLRVERVIETHFHADFLSGHLELAAATGAAISYGSEARPDFPIEPLAHGQRLSLGQVTLEVRHTPGHTPESICVVVHETPDGPPWAVLTGDTLFVGDVGRPDLLSSAGWTAEDLARRLHRSLHEELLSLPDATRVYPAHGAGSACGKAMSDAVSSTIGEQRRLNYALQPMTEDEFVRVVTEGQSVAPAYFSYAAEANRRERRLLDEGSAPPALGAEDVVRHQAEGAVVLDGRSPEAFASGHLRGSVNVGLDGRFAEYAGDVVRPGDAVVVVADAGRVGEARVRLARIGFDRVVGAVPDVERLLAERPDLAERAPRLGAADLDGWRLDEPDLQVVDVRNPGELESGVVPGAVTIPMPRLLDRLGELDPARPTVVYCAGGYRSSIAASVLRARGFGRVADVQGGFAAWRAAGLPVEPAGAAAR; translated from the coding sequence GTGTTCTTCCGCCAGTACCAGCTCGGCTGCCTGTCGCTGTTCAGCTACCTGGTGGGGGACGAGACCACGGGGCGGGCGGTCGTCGTCGACCCCCAGCGGGACGTGTCCGGCTACCTGGCCGACGCCGAGGCCGCCGGCCTGCGCGTCGAGCGGGTGATCGAGACCCACTTCCACGCCGACTTCCTGTCCGGCCACCTGGAGCTGGCCGCGGCCACCGGCGCGGCGATCTCCTACGGCAGCGAGGCCCGGCCCGACTTCCCGATCGAGCCCCTCGCCCACGGGCAGCGCCTGTCCCTCGGGCAGGTGACCCTCGAGGTGCGCCACACCCCGGGCCACACCCCGGAGTCGATCTGCGTGGTCGTCCACGAGACGCCCGACGGGCCCCCGTGGGCGGTGCTCACCGGCGACACCCTGTTCGTCGGCGACGTGGGCCGGCCCGACCTGCTGTCCTCGGCCGGGTGGACGGCGGAGGACCTGGCCCGCCGGCTCCACCGGTCGCTCCACGAGGAGTTGCTGTCCCTGCCCGACGCCACGAGGGTCTACCCGGCCCACGGAGCCGGCTCGGCGTGCGGCAAGGCCATGTCCGACGCCGTGTCGTCGACGATCGGCGAGCAGCGGCGGCTGAACTACGCCCTCCAGCCGATGACCGAGGACGAGTTCGTGCGGGTGGTGACCGAGGGCCAGTCGGTGGCGCCGGCGTACTTCTCGTACGCCGCCGAGGCCAACCGGCGGGAGCGCCGGCTGCTGGACGAGGGGTCGGCCCCGCCGGCGCTCGGGGCCGAGGACGTGGTCCGCCACCAGGCCGAGGGGGCGGTCGTGCTCGACGGCCGGTCGCCCGAGGCGTTCGCGTCCGGGCACCTGCGGGGCTCGGTGAACGTCGGCCTGGACGGCCGCTTCGCCGAGTACGCGGGCGACGTCGTGCGGCCGGGCGACGCCGTCGTCGTCGTCGCCGACGCCGGCCGGGTCGGCGAGGCCAGGGTGCGGCTCGCCCGCATCGGCTTCGACCGGGTCGTCGGGGCCGTGCCCGACGTCGAGCGGCTGCTGGCCGAGCGGCCCGACCTGGCCGAGCGGGCGCCCCGGCTCGGCGCCGCCGACCTGGACGGCTGGCGGCTCGACGAGCCCGACCTCCAGGTGGTGGACGTCCGCAACCCGGGCGAGCTGGAGAGCGGCGTCGTGCCCGGCGCGGTGACGATCCCGATGCCCCGCCTGCTCGACCGGCTGGGCGAGCTCGACCCGGCCCGCCCGACCGTCGTCTACTGCGCCGGCGGCTACCGGTCCTCGATCGCCGCCTCCGTGCTGCGGGCGAGGGGGTTCGGCCGGGTGGCCGACGTGCAGGGCGGGTTCGCGGCCTGGCGGGCGGCCGGGCTGCCGGTCGAGCCGGCCGGCGCGGCCGCCCGCTGA
- a CDS encoding ABC transporter permease translates to MAAVTAPAAVPTVERRSALATALADTAAVTWRNLKAMSRTPEVIVFSTIQPVIFVLTFRYVFGGAIRTPGFDYVDFLMPGVFVQTVAFGSISTGIGLSEDLHKGMIERFRSLPMARSAVIAGRTVADLVRNVVVVLLMIGVGFAVGFRVHTGPVPFAASILLLLAFSFALSWVFVLIGLRAPNAEAAQAGSFPILALLVFASSAFVPKATMPGWLQAYNDVQPVSVTVEAARALSMGGPTRGYLLGAIAWAIAIVALFAPLGVARYRRST, encoded by the coding sequence ATGGCCGCCGTGACCGCCCCCGCGGCCGTGCCGACCGTGGAGCGCCGCTCGGCGCTCGCCACCGCCCTGGCCGACACCGCCGCCGTGACCTGGCGCAACCTCAAGGCCATGTCGAGGACGCCCGAGGTGATCGTGTTCAGCACGATCCAGCCGGTGATCTTCGTGCTGACCTTCCGCTACGTGTTCGGTGGCGCCATCCGCACGCCGGGGTTCGACTACGTCGACTTCCTGATGCCCGGCGTGTTCGTCCAGACGGTCGCCTTCGGCTCGATCAGCACCGGCATCGGCCTGTCCGAGGACCTGCACAAGGGCATGATCGAGCGCTTCCGGTCCCTGCCCATGGCCCGCTCGGCGGTGATCGCCGGCCGCACCGTCGCCGACCTCGTCCGCAACGTCGTCGTCGTCCTCCTGATGATCGGCGTCGGGTTCGCCGTCGGCTTCCGAGTCCACACCGGTCCGGTGCCGTTCGCCGCCTCGATCCTGCTGCTGCTGGCGTTCTCGTTCGCCCTGTCGTGGGTTTTCGTGCTGATCGGCCTGCGGGCCCCGAACGCGGAGGCCGCCCAGGCCGGCTCGTTCCCGATCCTCGCCCTGCTCGTGTTCGCCTCGTCGGCCTTCGTGCCCAAGGCGACCATGCCGGGCTGGCTCCAGGCCTACAACGACGTGCAGCCGGTGTCGGTCACCGTCGAGGCGGCCAGGGCGCTCTCGATGGGCGGCCCGACGAGGGGCTACCTGCTCGGCGCCATCGCCTGGGCGATCGCCATCGTCGCCCTGTTCGCGCCCCTCGGCGTGGCCAGGTACCGCCGGTCCACCTGA
- a CDS encoding ATP-binding cassette domain-containing protein: MDAPAILAEGLVKRFGKVVALDGVDLAVPPATVLGLLGPNGAGKTTAVRILTTIIRPDAGRASILGHDVVADAGEVRSRIGLAGQFAAVDDNLTGRENLILVGRLTHQPRRSIVPRAGELLDRFRLADAADRPVKTYSGGMRRRLDLAAALVHRPPVLFLDEPTTGLDPRSRLDLWGVIEELQAEGTTLLLTTQYLEEVDRLADRIMVVDHGRVIAEGTAAELKARLGTTIIHVELAGPGDVDQAKHALSDVGPVDLGDDDRTVEVKVADGGPALLATVRRLDAAGLEPAALTVREPSLDDVFLTLTGRPAEVADDDEEEDR, from the coding sequence ATGGACGCTCCCGCCATCCTGGCCGAGGGCCTCGTCAAGCGGTTCGGGAAGGTCGTGGCCCTCGACGGGGTCGACCTCGCCGTGCCGCCGGCGACCGTGCTCGGCCTGCTCGGCCCGAACGGCGCCGGGAAGACCACCGCCGTCCGCATCCTGACCACGATCATCCGGCCCGACGCCGGCCGGGCCTCGATCCTCGGCCACGACGTGGTCGCCGACGCCGGCGAGGTGCGGTCCCGCATCGGCCTGGCCGGCCAGTTCGCCGCCGTCGACGACAACCTGACCGGCCGGGAGAACCTGATCCTGGTCGGCCGGCTCACCCACCAGCCCCGCCGCTCGATCGTGCCGAGGGCGGGCGAGCTGCTCGACCGCTTCCGGCTGGCCGACGCCGCCGACCGGCCGGTGAAGACCTACTCGGGCGGCATGCGCCGCCGCCTCGACCTCGCCGCCGCCCTCGTGCACCGGCCGCCCGTGCTGTTCCTCGACGAGCCGACCACCGGCCTCGACCCCAGGAGCCGCCTCGACCTGTGGGGCGTGATCGAGGAGCTCCAGGCCGAGGGCACGACCCTGCTCCTCACCACCCAGTACCTCGAGGAGGTCGACCGGCTGGCGGACCGGATCATGGTCGTCGACCACGGCCGGGTCATCGCCGAGGGGACGGCCGCCGAGCTGAAGGCCCGCCTCGGCACCACGATCATCCACGTCGAGCTGGCCGGCCCCGGCGACGTCGACCAGGCCAAGCACGCGCTGTCCGACGTCGGCCCCGTGGACCTCGGCGACGACGACCGGACCGTCGAGGTCAAGGTGGCCGACGGCGGCCCTGCCCTGCTCGCCACCGTCCGCCGCCTCGACGCCGCCGGCCTCGAGCCGGCCGCCCTCACCGTCCGCGAGCCGAGCCTCGACGACGTGTTCCTGACCCTGACCGGGCGCCCCGCCGAGGTCGCCGACGACGACGAGGAGGAGGACCGCTGA
- a CDS encoding MarR family transcriptional regulator, with the protein MASKEESARAAWGALTRLWFSDELHTQLHRAVEAAGLPHPGALKALMHLDEDRAPAMRWLAEQLRCDASYVTSLVDHLEDLELVERQVSPTDRRVKLVHLTPAGRAARDKARDVLTTPLPAFDRLTDAEATALARILGKLLG; encoded by the coding sequence GTGGCCTCGAAGGAGGAGTCGGCCCGCGCCGCCTGGGGCGCCCTGACCCGCCTGTGGTTCAGCGACGAGCTCCACACCCAGCTCCACCGGGCCGTCGAGGCCGCGGGGCTTCCCCACCCCGGCGCCCTCAAGGCGCTCATGCACCTCGACGAGGACCGGGCGCCGGCGATGCGGTGGCTGGCCGAGCAGCTCCGCTGCGACGCCTCCTACGTCACCAGCCTGGTCGACCACCTGGAGGACCTGGAGCTGGTCGAGCGGCAGGTGTCGCCGACCGACCGGCGGGTGAAGCTCGTCCACCTCACCCCGGCCGGCCGGGCGGCGAGGGACAAGGCCAGGGACGTGCTGACCACCCCGCTCCCCGCCTTCGACCGCCTGACCGACGCGGAGGCGACGGCCCTGGCCCGCATCCTCGGCAAGCTGCTCGGTTGA
- a CDS encoding thioesterase family protein, whose product MTSEEPLYRRVDGRVVPSGHTTGPWDPGSQHAGAPAALLAGAVEAAVPEGMDVVRLAYEVNRPVPVAPADLRVEVTRPGRRVCGARAELLVAGDVLIALSAVAVRRGDTADAAADGGPPTFPGPLEAPRARWGFGATEGDAFHLTGVDVRAVQGRPDAPGPATAWFRLTRPVLDGDGPSPVQRVAAAADFANGLSWVVDPADWLFVNVDLTIHLARPPVGEWVAIDASTTLGPAGAGWAEAAIWDERGRVGRCAQALYVARR is encoded by the coding sequence GTGACGAGCGAGGAGCCGCTCTACCGGCGGGTCGACGGGCGGGTCGTGCCGTCGGGCCACACGACGGGTCCGTGGGACCCGGGCAGCCAGCACGCCGGCGCCCCGGCCGCCCTGCTGGCCGGGGCCGTCGAGGCCGCCGTCCCCGAGGGCATGGACGTCGTCCGCCTCGCCTACGAGGTCAACCGGCCGGTGCCGGTCGCCCCGGCCGACCTGCGCGTGGAGGTGACCCGGCCGGGCCGGCGGGTGTGCGGGGCGCGGGCCGAGCTGCTCGTGGCCGGCGACGTGCTGATCGCCCTGTCCGCCGTGGCCGTGCGCAGGGGCGACACGGCCGACGCCGCGGCGGACGGTGGCCCGCCGACCTTCCCCGGCCCGCTCGAGGCGCCCAGGGCCCGCTGGGGCTTCGGCGCCACCGAGGGCGACGCCTTCCACCTCACCGGGGTCGACGTCCGCGCCGTGCAGGGCCGGCCGGACGCGCCCGGCCCGGCCACCGCCTGGTTCCGCCTGACCCGGCCGGTGCTCGACGGCGACGGCCCGTCGCCCGTGCAGCGGGTGGCGGCGGCCGCCGACTTCGCCAACGGGCTGTCCTGGGTGGTCGACCCGGCCGACTGGCTGTTCGTCAACGTCGACCTCACCATCCACCTGGCCCGGCCGCCGGTCGGCGAGTGGGTGGCGATCGACGCGTCGACCACGCTCGGCCCGGCCGGCGCCGGGTGGGCTGAGGCCGCCATCTGGGACGAGCGGGGCCGGGTCGGCCGCTGCGCGCAGGCCCTCTACGTCGCCCGGCGTTAG
- a CDS encoding alpha/beta hydrolase, with protein MEIVLIPGFWLDASSWDGVTPVLERAGHRVRALTLPGLESPDADRAGIGLRDHVDAVVAAVDEADGPVVLVGHSGGGAIAHAVADARPDRVARVVYVDSGPLGDGGSINDELPEAGGEIPLPDWSAFDEEDLRDLDDELRAAFRARAVPQPAGVARDPQVLSDERRYDVPATVIACEFPSEQLREWIAAGHPYVAELAALRDVEYVDLPTGHWPQFTRPAELADAILAAVDRS; from the coding sequence ATGGAGATCGTGCTGATCCCGGGCTTCTGGCTCGACGCCTCGTCGTGGGACGGCGTCACCCCGGTGCTGGAACGGGCCGGCCACCGCGTGCGCGCCCTGACCCTGCCCGGCCTCGAGTCGCCCGACGCCGACCGAGCCGGCATCGGCCTGCGCGACCACGTCGACGCCGTCGTCGCCGCCGTGGACGAGGCCGACGGGCCGGTCGTGCTCGTCGGGCACTCCGGGGGCGGCGCCATCGCCCACGCCGTCGCCGACGCCCGGCCCGACCGGGTGGCCCGGGTGGTGTACGTCGACTCCGGCCCGCTCGGCGACGGCGGCTCGATCAACGACGAGCTGCCCGAGGCCGGTGGCGAGATCCCGCTCCCCGACTGGTCGGCGTTCGACGAGGAGGACCTGCGCGACCTCGACGACGAGCTGCGGGCCGCCTTCCGGGCCAGGGCCGTCCCCCAGCCGGCCGGCGTGGCCCGCGACCCGCAGGTGCTGTCCGACGAGCGGCGCTACGACGTGCCGGCAACGGTCATCGCCTGCGAGTTCCCGAGCGAGCAGCTGCGCGAGTGGATCGCCGCCGGCCACCCCTACGTCGCCGAGCTGGCGGCCCTGCGCGACGTCGAGTACGTCGACCTGCCCACCGGCCACTGGCCCCAGTTCACGAGGCCGGCCGAGCTGGCCGACGCCATCCTCGCCGCCGTCGACCGGAGCTGA
- a CDS encoding fumarylacetoacetate hydrolase family protein, with the protein MKLATLRTPEGPHVVVVDGDEVADVTAADPRLGPDVGAVLAGGALDAVAAAARRAPRHPLDEALLGPPVLRPPKFLAIGLNYADHVRESGGEPPPHQVWFNKQSTCVTGPRDPIQVPVVSTKVDYEGELGIVIGRRCRHVPAARAAEVVAGFCVVDDVSVRDWQFRSPTWTMGKSFDTHGPVGPWVVTTDELGDPHGLRLRTWVNGELRQDARTDDLIFDCWAMVEHLTTAFTLEPGDVLATGTPAGVGFAMDPASWLVPGDVVRIEVEGVGTIENPVEAEPPPLAGETSADSAVPAGNGGP; encoded by the coding sequence GTGAAGCTCGCCACCCTGCGCACGCCCGAGGGGCCGCACGTCGTCGTGGTCGACGGCGACGAGGTGGCCGACGTGACCGCCGCCGACCCCCGCCTCGGCCCCGACGTCGGTGCCGTGCTGGCCGGCGGCGCGCTCGACGCCGTCGCCGCCGCGGCCCGGCGCGCCCCCCGCCACCCGCTCGACGAGGCCCTGCTCGGCCCGCCCGTCCTCCGGCCGCCGAAGTTCCTCGCCATCGGCCTCAACTACGCCGACCACGTCCGCGAGTCGGGCGGCGAGCCGCCGCCCCACCAGGTCTGGTTCAACAAGCAGTCGACGTGCGTGACCGGCCCTCGGGACCCCATCCAGGTGCCGGTCGTGTCCACCAAGGTCGACTACGAGGGCGAGCTCGGGATCGTGATCGGGCGGCGCTGCCGCCACGTCCCGGCGGCCAGGGCGGCCGAGGTCGTCGCCGGGTTCTGCGTGGTCGACGACGTCAGCGTGCGCGACTGGCAGTTCCGGTCGCCGACCTGGACGATGGGGAAGTCCTTCGACACCCACGGCCCGGTCGGCCCGTGGGTCGTCACCACCGACGAGCTGGGCGACCCGCACGGCCTCCGCCTGCGCACGTGGGTGAACGGCGAGCTGCGCCAGGACGCGAGGACCGACGACCTCATCTTCGACTGCTGGGCCATGGTCGAGCACCTCACGACGGCGTTCACCCTCGAGCCGGGCGACGTGCTCGCCACCGGCACGCCGGCCGGCGTCGGCTTCGCCATGGACCCGGCCAGCTGGCTGGTGCCCGGCGACGTCGTGCGCATCGAGGTCGAGGGGGTCGGCACCATCGAGAACCCGGTGGAGGCCGAGCCGCCGCCCCTGGCCGGCGAGACGTCGGCCGACAGCGCGGTGCCGGCCGGCAACGGGGGGCCCTGA
- a CDS encoding alpha/beta fold hydrolase has translation MRRRTAVAAGLAAVGAGAAAVVAARRRRAVDDAIPALEGGTETTVVTTDGAALHVHVAGPEEPDRPTVVLSHCWTGNMDTWAPVAARLVEDGYRVVRYDHRGHGRSTAPEAEVDVSRLGADLCEVLEAVDARDAVLAGHSMGGMTAMAFAVDHPDVARERLRALVLVATSSGALARVPMSARVAPAVVASPVVERVLGSRPGHVLVRGVHGRHAGRAALLASRDAFVATAATVRASHLRALLGMDLRDRIRSIGLPTTVVVGSRDLMTPPSHARAIAAAIPGARLVVVKGAGHMLPYEATAEVADAIAAAHRRAAAAGPVPA, from the coding sequence GTGAGGCGCCGCACCGCCGTCGCCGCCGGGTTGGCCGCCGTCGGCGCCGGTGCCGCCGCCGTCGTCGCCGCCCGCCGCCGGCGCGCCGTCGACGACGCCATCCCCGCCCTCGAGGGCGGGACGGAGACCACGGTCGTCACCACCGACGGCGCCGCCCTCCACGTGCACGTCGCCGGCCCCGAGGAGCCGGACCGGCCGACCGTCGTCCTGTCCCACTGCTGGACCGGGAACATGGACACGTGGGCGCCGGTGGCCGCCCGCCTCGTGGAGGACGGCTACCGGGTCGTCCGCTACGACCACCGCGGGCACGGGCGGTCCACGGCCCCCGAGGCGGAGGTGGACGTGAGCCGCCTCGGCGCCGACCTGTGCGAGGTGCTGGAGGCGGTCGACGCCCGCGACGCCGTGCTCGCCGGCCACTCGATGGGCGGCATGACGGCGATGGCCTTCGCCGTCGACCACCCCGACGTGGCCAGGGAGCGCCTCCGGGCGCTGGTGCTGGTGGCCACGTCGTCGGGCGCCCTCGCCCGCGTCCCCATGTCGGCCAGGGTGGCGCCGGCCGTGGTCGCCTCGCCGGTCGTCGAGCGGGTCCTCGGCTCGCGCCCCGGCCACGTGCTCGTCCGGGGGGTCCACGGCCGCCACGCCGGGCGGGCGGCGCTGCTGGCCAGCCGGGACGCCTTCGTGGCCACGGCCGCGACCGTGCGGGCGTCCCACCTGCGCGCCCTGCTCGGCATGGACCTGCGGGACCGCATCCGTTCGATCGGCCTGCCCACCACGGTCGTCGTCGGCAGCCGCGACCTCATGACCCCGCCGTCGCACGCGCGGGCGATCGCCGCCGCCATCCCCGGTGCCCGCCTGGTCGTCGTCAAGGGGGCCGGCCACATGCTCCCGTACGAGGCGACGGCGGAGGTGGCCGACGCCATCGCCGCCGCCCACCGGCGCGCCGCCGCGGCCGGGCCGGTGCCGGCCTGA
- a CDS encoding MFS transporter has product MPGDAGEPLEAAGRADRPDATGPAGRAGRADGGRADRAAGRAGPAGDGAGGAEVTGPAGRAGVDRGDGAVERAGPPGDGSAAPAEAAGPWLTRGVVGIGTASFLQDVGHEVPTSLLPSFLTSTLGAPASALGLVEGVADGLAGLARLAGGPLADDPGRRRAVAVGGYASTAVLSGAIGAAATPLQAGALRAGAWAARGLRSPARNALLAEVSRPGTYGRAYGFERAMDNLGAIVGPLLAIALVAAVGVRAAIGLSAIPGLLAAVAIADAARHAAPVARQPGRPPLRIRVRPVLRGDLGPVMAGIAAFELGNVAATLLILRATELVGRDEALGLYVAYNAAATGWSVAAGRAVDRRGPLPVLVAGAGLLAAAYAGLAAGPASVAGLAPWFLLAGLGIASAETAEHAAVAALAPPGLRGSAFGLVAAVQSGGNLAASGVAGLLWTAAGPGVAFAYVAAWAALAVAVLGAVAVGRRRAAAGPARVG; this is encoded by the coding sequence GTGCCCGGCGACGCGGGCGAGCCGCTCGAGGCGGCTGGGCGCGCCGACCGGCCGGACGCGACCGGGCCTGCCGGGCGGGCCGGGCGGGCCGACGGGGGCCGCGCCGATCGCGCTGCCGGGCGGGCCGGGCCGGCCGGCGACGGGGCGGGCGGGGCGGAGGTCACCGGGCCCGCCGGGCGAGCCGGAGTCGACCGGGGCGACGGGGCGGTCGAGCGGGCCGGCCCGCCGGGCGACGGGAGCGCCGCGCCGGCCGAGGCGGCGGGGCCGTGGTTGACGCGGGGGGTCGTCGGGATCGGGACGGCGAGCTTCCTCCAGGACGTCGGCCACGAGGTGCCGACGTCGCTGCTGCCGTCGTTCCTCACCTCGACCCTCGGGGCGCCGGCATCGGCCCTCGGGCTGGTCGAGGGGGTGGCCGACGGCCTGGCCGGCCTCGCCCGGCTGGCCGGCGGGCCGCTGGCCGACGACCCGGGACGCCGGCGGGCCGTCGCCGTCGGCGGCTACGCGTCGACCGCCGTCCTCTCCGGCGCCATCGGCGCGGCGGCCACGCCCCTCCAGGCCGGCGCGCTCCGGGCCGGGGCGTGGGCGGCGAGGGGCCTCCGGTCGCCGGCCCGCAATGCGCTCCTCGCCGAGGTCAGCCGGCCCGGCACGTACGGCCGGGCCTACGGCTTCGAGCGGGCCATGGACAACCTCGGCGCCATCGTCGGCCCGCTCCTCGCCATCGCCCTCGTCGCCGCCGTGGGCGTCCGGGCCGCCATCGGGCTCTCCGCCATCCCCGGCCTGCTCGCCGCCGTCGCCATCGCCGACGCCGCCCGCCACGCCGCCCCGGTCGCCCGCCAGCCCGGCCGGCCGCCCCTGCGCATCCGGGTCCGGCCCGTCCTCCGCGGCGACCTCGGCCCGGTCATGGCCGGCATCGCCGCCTTCGAGCTCGGCAACGTGGCCGCCACCCTGCTGATCCTCCGGGCCACCGAGCTCGTCGGGCGGGACGAGGCGCTCGGCCTCTACGTCGCCTACAACGCGGCCGCCACCGGGTGGAGCGTGGCCGCCGGGCGGGCCGTCGACCGCCGCGGCCCGCTGCCCGTGCTCGTCGCCGGCGCCGGGCTGCTGGCCGCCGCCTACGCCGGGCTGGCGGCCGGGCCGGCGTCGGTGGCCGGGCTGGCCCCCTGGTTCCTCCTCGCCGGCCTCGGCATCGCGTCGGCCGAGACGGCCGAGCACGCGGCCGTCGCCGCGCTGGCGCCGCCCGGCCTCCGGGGCTCGGCGTTCGGCCTCGTGGCCGCCGTCCAGAGCGGCGGCAACCTGGCCGCCAGCGGCGTCGCCGGCCTGCTGTGGACGGCCGCCGGCCCCGGGGTGGCCTTCGCCTACGTCGCCGCCTGGGCGGCCCTCGCCGTCGCCGTCCTCGGCGCCGTCGCCGTCGGCCGGAGGCGGGCGGCCGCCGGTCCCGCCCGGGTCGGGTAG